The following are encoded in a window of Rhizobium sp. 11515TR genomic DNA:
- a CDS encoding carbohydrate ABC transporter permease yields the protein MFSQIVSAIGAMIFGVAICAAYFWFSNKFLDVIFPAREGDDVHQAAVNLRRRGLIRPWLFLGPALFLLVVYLVYPAVATFILSFYGPDGSKFVGGANYLWALNDTEFRQSIFNNILWLAVVPAACTFFGLVIAVMTDRIWWGNIAKAVIFMPMAISFVGASVIWKFIYEYRGGTDAQIGLLNAVVQLFGGTPEVWITIPFWNNFFLMVMLIWIQTGFAMVILSAALRGIPEETIEAAVIDGANGWQIFWKIMVPQVWGTIATVWTTITILVLKVFDIVLTMTNGQWNTMVLANLMFNWMFRGGGDSGRSAVIALVIMVAVTPIMIWNIRRANAETKGR from the coding sequence ACGTGATTTTCCCGGCACGGGAGGGTGACGACGTCCATCAGGCGGCTGTCAATCTTCGCCGCCGTGGCCTCATCCGCCCCTGGCTGTTCCTGGGGCCGGCCTTGTTCCTGCTCGTCGTCTACCTCGTCTATCCTGCCGTCGCGACCTTCATCCTGTCCTTCTACGGGCCGGACGGCAGCAAATTCGTCGGCGGCGCCAACTATCTCTGGGCGCTCAACGACACCGAATTCCGCCAGTCGATCTTCAACAACATTCTCTGGCTTGCCGTGGTGCCTGCCGCCTGCACCTTCTTCGGCCTCGTCATCGCCGTCATGACCGACCGCATCTGGTGGGGCAACATCGCCAAGGCCGTCATCTTCATGCCGATGGCGATTTCCTTCGTCGGCGCCTCGGTCATCTGGAAGTTCATCTACGAATATCGCGGCGGCACCGACGCGCAGATCGGCCTTTTGAACGCCGTCGTCCAGTTGTTCGGCGGCACGCCCGAGGTCTGGATCACGATTCCGTTCTGGAACAATTTCTTCCTGATGGTCATGCTGATCTGGATCCAGACCGGCTTCGCCATGGTCATCCTTTCGGCGGCCCTGCGCGGCATTCCGGAGGAGACGATCGAAGCGGCCGTCATCGATGGTGCCAATGGCTGGCAGATCTTCTGGAAGATAATGGTGCCGCAGGTCTGGGGCACGATCGCCACCGTCTGGACCACCATCACCATTCTCGTCCTCAAGGTCTTCGACATCGTGCTTACCATGACCAACGGTCAATGGAACACGATGGTGCTCGCCAATCTGATGTTTAACTGGATGTTCCGTGGCGGCGGCGACAGTGGCCGAAGCGCCGTCATCGCGCTCGTCATCATGGTCGCGGTCACGCCGATCATGATCTGGAACATTCGCCGCGCAAATGCTGAGACGAAGGGGCGCTGA
- a CDS encoding carbohydrate ABC transporter permease, giving the protein MIGNLGRIGPARIFVHAAVLLIVLLWLLPTLGIFVTALRDKDQIVASGWWTAFAGSSRTTAARLDGADKAKPDGANFVISGTLAVEGGGKIQSFGLRVQEPAAYKAGAPAALENGETLTIDSDGSYRYQKNGPFEADARAKRVYLTVATPPQFTLDNYRNVLGGEGIGQSFINSLTVTIPATVIPILIAAFAAYALAWMEFPGRAILIALVVGLIVVPLQMSLIPLLRIYNEIGQMFGVPSKTYPGIWLAHTAFGLPLAIYLLRNYIAGLPKEIIESARVDGASDFDIFVKIILPLSFPALASFAIFQFLWVWNDLLIAMVFLGTDKDHLVLTAALNALLGSRGGNWEILTASAFVTILIPLLVFFGLQRYLVRGLLAGSVKGG; this is encoded by the coding sequence ATGATTGGAAATCTCGGTCGCATCGGCCCCGCCCGCATTTTCGTTCACGCCGCGGTATTGCTCATCGTCCTGCTCTGGCTGTTGCCGACGCTCGGCATTTTCGTCACCGCGCTGCGCGACAAGGATCAGATCGTCGCTTCCGGCTGGTGGACGGCCTTTGCCGGCTCGTCGCGCACCACGGCAGCCCGCCTTGACGGTGCGGATAAGGCAAAACCTGATGGCGCAAATTTCGTGATATCAGGCACGCTCGCCGTCGAAGGCGGCGGCAAGATCCAGTCCTTCGGCCTGCGCGTGCAGGAGCCGGCAGCCTACAAGGCAGGCGCTCCCGCCGCGCTGGAAAATGGTGAGACGCTGACGATCGACTCCGACGGAAGCTATCGCTATCAGAAGAATGGCCCGTTCGAAGCCGATGCCCGGGCAAAGCGCGTCTATTTGACGGTCGCCACCCCGCCGCAATTCACGCTCGACAACTATCGCAACGTGCTGGGCGGCGAGGGTATCGGCCAGTCCTTCATCAATTCGCTGACGGTGACGATCCCCGCGACGGTCATCCCGATCCTGATCGCCGCCTTTGCGGCCTATGCGCTTGCCTGGATGGAGTTTCCCGGCCGCGCGATCCTGATCGCGCTCGTCGTTGGCCTGATCGTCGTGCCGCTGCAGATGTCGCTGATCCCGCTTCTGCGCATCTACAACGAAATTGGCCAGATGTTCGGCGTGCCGTCGAAGACCTATCCCGGCATCTGGCTGGCGCATACGGCCTTCGGTCTGCCGCTCGCCATCTATCTCCTGCGCAATTACATTGCCGGCCTGCCGAAGGAAATCATCGAATCCGCGCGCGTCGATGGCGCCAGCGATTTCGACATCTTCGTCAAGATCATCCTGCCGCTGTCATTCCCGGCATTGGCCTCCTTCGCAATCTTCCAGTTCCTCTGGGTCTGGAACGACCTTCTGATCGCCATGGTTTTCCTCGGCACCGACAAGGATCATCTTGTCCTGACCGCCGCCCTCAACGCGCTGCTCGGTTCGCGCGGCGGCAACTGGGAAATCCTCACGGCCTCGGCCTTCGTCACCATCCTTATCCCACTCCTCGTCTTCTTTGGTCTGCAGCGCTATCTCGTGCGCGGTCTGCTCGCCGGGTCGGTGAAGGGGGGCTGA
- the bglA gene encoding beta-galactosidase BglA — MSIALQSASEVDKDWWRGAVIYQIYPRSYQDSNGDGIGDLKGIAVRLPHVASLGVDAIWISPFFTSPMRDFGYDVSNYEDVDPIFGSLADFDAMVMEAHRLGIKVMIDLVLSHSSDRHPWFVESRSSKDNPKADWYVWADAKPDGTPPNNWLSIFGGSAWAWDPTRMQYYMHNFLTSQPDMNLHNPEVQDRLLDVVRFWLDRGVDGFRLDTINFYFHDKELRDNPALEPSRRNASTAPAVNPYNFQEHLYDKNRPENLEFLKRFRAVLDEYPAIAAVGEVGDSQRGLEIVGEYTSGGDKMHMCYAFEFLAPDALSPDRVEEVMNDFDTAAPEGWACWAFSNHDVVRHVSRWGNLVADRDAFAKLYAALLLTLRGSVCLYQGEELALTEADLAYQDLQDPYGIQFWPEFKGRDGCRTPMVWDSQVTQGGFSTVKPWLPVPVEHILRAVSVQQGDENSVLEQYRRFLAFRKQHPAFAKGEIAFSEPQGDVLIYTRAYAGETILCAFNMSPVETLAILPDGNWQALTGHGFTSNNYGNKIDIPAWGAYFARLA, encoded by the coding sequence ATGAGCATTGCTCTTCAATCGGCTTCGGAAGTTGACAAGGACTGGTGGCGCGGCGCCGTGATCTATCAGATCTATCCGCGTTCCTATCAGGACTCCAACGGCGACGGTATCGGCGATCTCAAGGGTATCGCCGTCCGCCTGCCGCATGTCGCGTCGCTTGGCGTCGATGCCATCTGGATTTCGCCGTTCTTCACCTCGCCGATGCGCGATTTCGGCTACGACGTCTCCAATTATGAGGACGTCGATCCGATCTTCGGTTCGCTGGCCGATTTTGATGCGATGGTGATGGAAGCTCATCGCCTCGGCATCAAGGTGATGATCGACCTCGTGCTGTCGCACAGCTCGGACCGCCATCCCTGGTTCGTCGAAAGCCGCTCGAGCAAAGATAATCCCAAGGCCGATTGGTACGTCTGGGCCGATGCCAAGCCGGACGGCACGCCGCCCAACAACTGGCTGTCGATCTTCGGCGGCTCGGCCTGGGCGTGGGATCCGACCCGCATGCAGTACTACATGCACAACTTCCTGACCTCGCAGCCGGATATGAACCTGCACAATCCGGAAGTGCAGGATCGCTTGCTCGACGTCGTCCGTTTCTGGCTCGACCGCGGCGTCGACGGCTTCCGTCTCGACACCATCAACTTCTATTTCCACGACAAGGAATTGCGCGACAACCCGGCGCTGGAGCCGTCACGCCGCAACGCCTCCACAGCACCGGCCGTCAATCCCTATAATTTCCAGGAACATCTCTACGACAAGAACCGCCCCGAGAACCTGGAATTCCTGAAGCGCTTCCGTGCCGTGCTCGACGAATATCCGGCGATTGCCGCCGTCGGCGAAGTCGGCGACAGCCAGCGCGGCCTCGAAATCGTCGGCGAATACACCTCCGGCGGCGACAAGATGCATATGTGCTACGCCTTCGAATTCCTGGCGCCGGATGCCCTGTCGCCGGATCGCGTCGAAGAGGTGATGAATGACTTCGATACGGCTGCTCCGGAAGGCTGGGCGTGCTGGGCCTTCTCCAACCACGACGTGGTGCGCCATGTCAGCCGCTGGGGCAATCTGGTGGCGGACCGCGATGCTTTCGCCAAGCTCTATGCAGCGCTGCTGCTGACCCTGCGCGGTTCCGTCTGCCTGTATCAGGGCGAGGAACTGGCGCTGACGGAAGCCGATCTCGCCTATCAGGACCTGCAGGACCCCTATGGCATCCAGTTCTGGCCGGAGTTCAAGGGGCGCGATGGTTGCCGCACGCCGATGGTTTGGGACAGCCAGGTGACACAAGGCGGATTCTCGACGGTTAAGCCATGGCTGCCGGTGCCGGTCGAACATATCCTGCGCGCCGTCAGCGTCCAGCAGGGCGATGAAAATTCGGTGCTGGAGCAGTACCGCCGCTTCCTTGCCTTCCGCAAGCAGCATCCGGCTTTCGCCAAGGGCGAGATTGCCTTTTCGGAGCCGCAGGGCGATGTGCTGATCTACACCCGCGCTTATGCCGGCGAGACCATTCTCTGCGCCTTCAACATGAGCCCTGTCGAAACGCTGGCAATCCTGCCTGACGGCAATTGGCAGGCGTTGACGGGACATGGATTTACCAGCAACAACTACGGCAACAAGATCGATATTCCGGCCTGGGGCGCTTACTTCGCGCGTCTCGCCTGA
- a CDS encoding ABC transporter ATP-binding protein translates to MTGLVLKDIKKSYGSVHVLHGIDLEINEGEFIVFVGPSGCGKSTLLRMIAGLESITAGDMMIAGQKVNEVPPSRRGIAMVFQSYALYPHMTVYDNMAFGMRIAGESKQEIDRRVRAAAASLQLTQYLERLPKALSGGQRQRVAIGRAICRNPKVFLFDEPLSNLDAALRVATRIEIAKLSQSMPETTMIYVTHDQVEAMTLADRIVVLSAGRVEQVGAPLELYERPANLFVAKFIGSPAMNIIPATVTETGATTTVTLTGGKAVTLEVPTEASEKGKTASFGVRPEDLRVATGDDYLFEGEVSIVEALGEVTQLYLEGLVDGEPIIVKIPGIADIHRGQKMRFTADRQKLHLFDAGGHSYRK, encoded by the coding sequence ATGACGGGACTTGTTCTGAAGGATATCAAGAAATCCTACGGCAGCGTGCATGTGCTGCACGGCATCGATCTGGAGATCAACGAAGGCGAGTTCATCGTCTTCGTCGGCCCCTCCGGCTGCGGCAAGTCCACCTTGCTCAGGATGATTGCCGGGCTGGAGAGCATCACGGCCGGGGATATGATGATCGCCGGTCAGAAGGTGAATGAGGTGCCGCCGTCGCGGCGCGGCATCGCCATGGTCTTCCAGTCCTATGCGCTCTATCCGCATATGACCGTCTACGACAACATGGCCTTCGGCATGCGCATTGCCGGCGAAAGCAAGCAGGAGATCGACCGTCGCGTCCGTGCGGCGGCGGCCAGCCTGCAACTCACGCAATATCTGGAGCGTCTGCCGAAGGCGCTTTCGGGTGGTCAGCGCCAGCGTGTCGCCATCGGGCGTGCCATCTGCCGCAATCCGAAGGTCTTCCTCTTCGATGAGCCGCTGTCGAACCTCGACGCCGCACTACGCGTCGCGACCCGCATCGAGATTGCCAAGCTCAGCCAGTCGATGCCCGAGACGACGATGATCTACGTCACCCACGACCAAGTGGAGGCCATGACGCTGGCCGACCGTATCGTCGTGCTATCGGCTGGTCGCGTCGAGCAAGTCGGTGCTCCCCTTGAACTCTACGAGCGCCCGGCCAATCTGTTCGTCGCCAAGTTCATCGGCTCGCCCGCCATGAATATTATCCCCGCTACCGTGACCGAAACCGGCGCAACGACCACCGTGACGCTGACTGGCGGCAAGGCCGTGACGCTGGAGGTGCCGACGGAGGCATCCGAGAAGGGCAAGACGGCGAGCTTCGGCGTACGTCCGGAAGACCTGCGTGTCGCGACTGGTGACGACTATCTCTTCGAAGGCGAGGTCTCGATTGTCGAAGCGCTCGGCGAAGTGACCCAGCTCTATCTCGAAGGCCTGGTCGATGGCGAGCCGATTATCGTCAAGATCCCCGGCATTGCCGATATCCATCGCGGCCAAAAGATGCGTTTTACGGCCGACCGGCAGAAGCTGCATCTGTTTGATGCCGGCGGCCACTCCTATCGCAAGTAG
- a CDS encoding TetR/AcrR family transcriptional regulator, translating to MHDAPSKPEGLRECKRRLTFQRIADAGMKSFMAKGYQETTIEEIAAGAGISRRTFFYYFKSKDDILRAHQSRYMDALRTSIIENALAGRPLEVVHQATLGLVARLEAEAPRLLETAKILRQSDALRARSRGNSLQLEQIAYEALCELFPTKNRDGLRLVSMIAVSPLRLSVDKWLQENGRLPLIKYLEDALEKWRTEI from the coding sequence ATGCACGATGCACCATCCAAGCCGGAAGGCCTGCGCGAATGCAAGCGCCGCCTGACCTTTCAACGCATAGCGGACGCCGGGATGAAATCCTTTATGGCGAAAGGCTATCAGGAAACGACGATCGAGGAGATTGCGGCAGGGGCCGGGATTTCCCGCCGGACTTTCTTTTATTACTTCAAAAGCAAGGACGATATTCTCCGGGCGCATCAGAGCAGATATATGGACGCACTGCGGACCAGCATCATCGAGAATGCATTGGCCGGCCGACCGCTCGAGGTCGTTCATCAGGCAACGCTGGGACTTGTGGCTCGCCTCGAGGCGGAAGCACCTCGGCTTCTTGAGACGGCCAAGATTTTACGCCAAAGCGATGCCCTGCGCGCCCGCTCGCGGGGTAACTCTCTGCAGCTCGAACAAATCGCCTATGAAGCCCTGTGCGAACTGTTTCCGACGAAGAATCGCGACGGTCTGCGGCTGGTTTCGATGATTGCGGTCAGCCCGCTGCGCCTGTCAGTCGACAAATGGCTGCAGGAAAATGGCAGGCTGCCGCTGATCAAATATCTTGAGGATGCGCTCGAAAAATGGCGGACGGAAATCTGA
- a CDS encoding DUF3313 domain-containing protein: MALLLSVLGGCAAAPLDRAGSLRSYDGLTRSDGLVAHSLLRVSKDDVLAAKTVKIIPTTFSMRAESAAFTPKQRDLVTNAVDRALCSGLSERFAVVGLSEPADLTVRAVVTQVKATNPTAVGVSKVASMGKSVLLPGVPVPVPRIPIGMGSLSLEAEAFNPQGAQKAVMIWGRGANAFFDSGTVAKEGDAYSLAAKFGGDFSKMLVKGKTPFGAAPSFPSRAKLAALVGRAPKYEACKAFGKSPGVTGFVGARLGLPPAWTDKAPPEAGTTAPKAP; the protein is encoded by the coding sequence ATGGCTCTGCTGTTGAGCGTGCTAGGGGGCTGTGCCGCCGCGCCGCTGGATCGGGCGGGATCCCTGCGGTCCTATGATGGCCTGACCCGATCGGACGGGTTGGTCGCGCACTCGCTTCTGAGGGTGAGCAAGGACGATGTTCTTGCGGCCAAAACCGTGAAGATCATTCCCACGACCTTTTCCATGCGCGCCGAAAGCGCCGCCTTCACACCCAAACAGCGTGATCTCGTGACCAATGCCGTCGACAGGGCGCTTTGTTCCGGATTGAGCGAACGCTTCGCCGTCGTCGGTCTGTCCGAGCCGGCAGATTTGACCGTCCGCGCCGTCGTGACGCAGGTTAAGGCAACCAATCCTACCGCCGTCGGAGTCTCGAAAGTTGCCTCCATGGGCAAGAGCGTATTGCTGCCGGGTGTACCAGTGCCCGTTCCGCGTATTCCGATCGGCATGGGCAGCCTCTCGCTCGAGGCGGAGGCTTTCAATCCCCAGGGTGCACAGAAGGCAGTCATGATCTGGGGACGTGGTGCGAACGCATTTTTTGATTCGGGTACGGTCGCCAAGGAAGGGGATGCCTATAGCCTCGCCGCCAAATTCGGCGGCGATTTCAGTAAGATGCTGGTTAAGGGCAAGACGCCGTTCGGCGCGGCGCCCTCGTTCCCTTCCAGGGCTAAATTGGCGGCCCTCGTCGGTCGCGCGCCCAAGTATGAGGCCTGCAAGGCGTTCGGGAAGTCACCGGGTGTAACCGGCTTCGTCGGAGCACGCCTCGGCCTTCCGCCTGCCTGGACCGACAAGGCTCCGCCGGAAGCAGGAACCACGGCACCGAAAGCTCCTTGA
- the edd gene encoding phosphogluconate dehydratase: MAADARISAITARIVERSKPTRERYLDRLRSAASKGAQRSVLGCANLAHGFAICSPSEKDALAGDQVPNLGIITSYNDMLSAHQPFETYPAIIREAAAEAGGIAQVAGGVPAMCDGVTQGQPGMELSLFSRDLIAMSAAVGLSHNMFDAAVFLGVCDKIVPGLVIAALSFGHLPAVFIPAGPMTSGLPNDEKSRVRQLYAEGKVGRAELLEAESKSYHGPGTCTFYGTANSNQMLMEIMGFHMPGASFVNPGTPLREALTREATKRALAITAMGNEFTPAGEMIDERSIVNGVVGLHATGGSTNHTMHIVAMARAAGIVLTWQDISELSDIIPLLARVYPNGLADVNHFHAAGGMGFLIKELLKKGLLHDDVRTVYGQGLESYSIDVKLGADGNVVREPAPDKSHDPKVLASIDTPFQSNGGLKMLRGNIGKAVIKISAVKPERHIIEAPAVIFHDQLEMQQAFKDGKLNRDFVAVVRFQGPKANGMPELHKLTPALGVLQDRGFRVALLTDGRMSGASGKVPAAIHVTPEAVDGGPIARIREGDIIRIDAIAGTLEVLVDAADLAEREPVVADLSENEFGMGRELFAPFRHAAGPADQGASVLFRH; the protein is encoded by the coding sequence ATGGCCGCTGACGCCCGCATATCAGCGATTACCGCACGCATCGTCGAGCGCTCGAAGCCGACGCGCGAGCGCTATCTGGACCGCCTGCGCAGCGCCGCGAGCAAGGGAGCGCAACGCTCCGTTCTCGGCTGCGCCAACCTTGCGCATGGCTTCGCCATCTGTTCCCCCTCCGAGAAGGACGCACTGGCGGGAGACCAGGTGCCCAATCTCGGGATCATCACCTCCTATAACGACATGCTCTCGGCGCATCAGCCCTTCGAGACCTATCCTGCGATCATCCGCGAGGCGGCGGCCGAAGCGGGCGGCATCGCCCAGGTGGCCGGCGGCGTACCGGCCATGTGCGACGGCGTCACGCAGGGACAGCCGGGCATGGAACTCTCGCTCTTCTCGCGCGACTTGATTGCCATGTCGGCCGCCGTCGGCCTGTCGCACAATATGTTCGATGCGGCTGTCTTCCTCGGCGTCTGCGACAAGATCGTTCCCGGCCTCGTCATCGCCGCTCTCTCCTTCGGCCATCTGCCTGCCGTCTTCATTCCGGCCGGGCCGATGACCTCGGGCCTGCCGAACGACGAGAAGTCGCGCGTGCGCCAGCTCTATGCCGAGGGCAAGGTCGGCCGCGCTGAGCTGCTGGAGGCGGAATCGAAATCCTATCATGGTCCCGGCACCTGCACCTTCTACGGCACGGCGAATTCGAACCAGATGCTGATGGAAATCATGGGCTTTCACATGCCGGGCGCCTCCTTCGTCAACCCCGGCACACCGCTGCGCGAAGCCCTGACGCGCGAGGCGACCAAGCGTGCGCTCGCCATCACCGCCATGGGCAATGAGTTCACGCCGGCCGGCGAGATGATCGACGAGCGTTCGATCGTCAACGGCGTCGTCGGCCTGCATGCGACGGGCGGCTCGACGAACCATACGATGCACATCGTCGCCATGGCGCGCGCCGCCGGCATCGTGCTCACCTGGCAGGATATTTCCGAGCTTTCCGACATCATCCCGCTGCTTGCCCGCGTCTATCCGAACGGGCTTGCCGACGTGAACCATTTCCATGCCGCCGGCGGCATGGGCTTCCTTATCAAGGAGCTCCTGAAGAAGGGGCTGCTGCACGATGACGTGCGCACCGTCTACGGCCAAGGCCTCGAGAGCTACTCCATCGATGTCAAGCTCGGCGCCGACGGCAATGTGGTGCGCGAGCCTGCCCCGGATAAAAGCCACGACCCGAAGGTGCTAGCAAGCATCGACACGCCCTTCCAGAGCAATGGCGGGCTGAAGATGCTGCGCGGCAATATCGGCAAGGCGGTCATCAAGATCTCCGCCGTCAAGCCGGAGCGCCACATCATCGAAGCGCCGGCCGTGATCTTCCACGACCAGCTGGAGATGCAGCAGGCCTTCAAGGACGGCAAGCTGAACCGCGATTTCGTCGCCGTCGTCCGCTTCCAGGGACCGAAGGCTAACGGCATGCCCGAGTTGCACAAGCTGACGCCCGCGCTCGGCGTGCTGCAGGATCGCGGTTTCCGCGTGGCGCTCTTGACCGACGGGCGCATGTCCGGCGCCTCGGGCAAGGTTCCGGCCGCCATCCATGTGACGCCGGAGGCCGTCGACGGCGGCCCGATCGCCCGTATCCGGGAAGGCGACATCATCCGCATCGATGCGATCGCCGGCACGCTGGAAGTCCTCGTCGATGCTGCTGACCTGGCCGAGCGAGAGCCGGTCGTAGCCGATCTCTCGGAGAACGAGTTCGGCATGGGCCGCGAGCTCTTCGCGCCGTTCCGCCACGCCGCAGGACCGGCGGATCAGGGCGCGAGCGTCCTGTTCCGCCACTGA
- the pgl gene encoding 6-phosphogluconolactonase: MTANMHAFANGAELAGKLADKVAETLSDAVATRGSASIAVSGGSTPKAFFQALSSRSIEWGKVTITLVDERFVPADNPRSNHLLVQENLLRDKAAAAKFLPLYQAAASVEEAAVIATEKTKAVGHPFDVAILGMGNDGHTASFFPGGSNLATALDPNTPRGIITMEAEGAGEPRLTFTFSSLQDARLLVLHIEGEGKKEVLAKAEAVGEETEMPIRSMLRRAASPVEIYWAP; encoded by the coding sequence ATGACAGCGAACATGCATGCTTTTGCCAATGGTGCCGAACTCGCCGGCAAGCTCGCGGACAAGGTGGCCGAGACCCTCTCGGACGCCGTCGCGACACGCGGCTCCGCAAGCATCGCGGTCTCTGGCGGCTCGACGCCAAAGGCCTTCTTCCAGGCGCTGTCATCGCGCTCGATCGAATGGGGGAAGGTGACGATCACCCTCGTCGACGAGCGGTTCGTGCCGGCGGACAATCCGCGTTCGAACCACCTGCTCGTTCAGGAAAACCTGCTGAGGGACAAGGCGGCTGCCGCCAAGTTCCTTCCGCTCTATCAGGCCGCGGCTTCCGTCGAAGAAGCCGCGGTCATCGCCACCGAAAAGACCAAGGCTGTTGGCCATCCCTTCGATGTTGCCATCCTCGGCATGGGCAATGACGGCCACACGGCCTCTTTCTTTCCTGGCGGCAGCAATCTCGCAACCGCACTCGATCCGAACACCCCGCGCGGCATCATCACGATGGAAGCGGAAGGTGCCGGTGAGCCGCGGCTGACATTCACTTTCTCCAGCCTTCAGGATGCCCGATTGCTGGTGCTCCATATCGAGGGAGAAGGAAAGAAAGAGGTTCTCGCCAAAGCCGAAGCGGTGGGCGAGGAAACCGAGATGCCGATCCGCTCCATGCTGCGACGGGCGGCTTCACCGGTCGAGATTTATTGGGCTCCCTGA
- the zwf gene encoding glucose-6-phosphate dehydrogenase — MSSQIIPVEPFDYVVFGGSGDLAERKLLPALYHRQVEGQFSEPTRIIGASRSALSNEEYRKFADAALKEHLKKGEYDDAEVKKFLARLFYVPVDARSDAGWDQLKKILDEGKERVRAFYLAVAPGIFGDISQKIHDHKLITKQTRIVVEKPIGRDLASALQLNDTIGKVFKEEQIFRIDHYLGKETVQNLMALRFANALYEPLWNANHIDHVQITVAESVGLEGRAGYYDTAGALRDMVQNHILQLLCLTAMEIPSSMDSEAVRDEKLKVLRALKPIDASNVEQATVRGQYRAGASAGGPVKGYLDELEGGVSNTETFVAIKAEIGNWRWAGVPFYIRTGKRLAGRMSEIVITFKHIPHTIFDQAAGRIVANQLIIRLQPDEGVKQSLMIKDPGPGGMRLRNVSLDMSFASAFNVRNPDAYERLLMDVIRSNQTLFMRRDEVEAAWEWVDPILKGWEEASQQVQGYTAGTWGPSQAIALIERDGRTWHDDI, encoded by the coding sequence ATGAGCAGCCAAATCATTCCCGTTGAACCATTTGATTATGTCGTTTTCGGCGGCAGCGGCGACCTTGCCGAACGCAAGCTCCTGCCCGCTCTTTACCATCGTCAGGTCGAAGGTCAGTTTTCCGAGCCGACCCGCATCATCGGCGCTTCGCGCAGTGCGCTTTCCAATGAAGAATACCGCAAATTTGCCGACGCCGCCCTCAAGGAACACCTGAAGAAGGGCGAATATGACGACGCCGAGGTCAAGAAGTTCCTGGCTCGCCTGTTCTACGTACCCGTCGACGCCCGCAGCGACGCCGGCTGGGATCAGCTCAAAAAGATCCTGGACGAAGGCAAGGAGCGCGTCCGTGCCTTCTATCTCGCCGTCGCTCCGGGCATCTTCGGCGACATCTCGCAGAAGATCCACGATCACAAGCTGATCACCAAGCAGACCCGCATCGTGGTCGAAAAGCCGATTGGCCGCGACCTCGCATCCGCCCTGCAGCTGAACGATACGATCGGCAAGGTCTTCAAGGAAGAGCAGATCTTCCGTATCGACCACTATCTCGGCAAGGAAACCGTGCAGAACCTGATGGCACTGCGCTTTGCCAACGCTCTCTACGAGCCGCTGTGGAATGCCAATCATATCGACCACGTGCAGATCACCGTCGCTGAATCGGTCGGTCTCGAAGGCCGCGCCGGCTACTACGACACGGCTGGCGCCCTGCGCGACATGGTGCAGAATCACATCCTGCAGCTCCTCTGCTTGACCGCGATGGAAATCCCCTCCTCGATGGATTCGGAAGCCGTTCGCGACGAGAAGCTGAAGGTACTGCGCGCGTTGAAGCCGATCGACGCTTCCAATGTCGAGCAGGCAACGGTTCGCGGTCAGTACCGCGCTGGCGCTTCGGCAGGCGGCCCGGTCAAGGGCTACCTCGACGAACTGGAAGGGGGCGTTTCCAACACCGAAACCTTCGTCGCCATTAAGGCCGAAATCGGCAACTGGCGCTGGGCTGGCGTTCCCTTCTACATCCGCACCGGCAAGCGTCTCGCCGGCCGCATGTCGGAGATCGTCATCACCTTCAAGCACATTCCGCACACCATCTTCGATCAGGCTGCCGGCCGCATCGTCGCCAACCAGCTGATCATCCGCTTGCAGCCGGATGAAGGCGTCAAGCAGTCGCTGATGATCAAGGATCCAGGCCCGGGCGGCATGCGCCTGCGCAACGTCTCGCTCGACATGAGCTTCGCGTCTGCCTTCAACGTCCGCAATCCGGATGCCTACGAGCGCCTGCTGATGGACGTCATCCGCTCCAACCAGACGCTGTTCATGCGCCGCGACGAAGTGGAAGCCGCATGGGAATGGGTCGACCCGATCCTCAAGGGTTGGGAAGAAGCCAGCCAGCAGGTGCAGGGCTACACGGCAGGCACCTGGGGTCCGAGCCAGGCTATCGCGCTCATCGAGCGTGACGGCCGCACCTGGCACGACGATATCTAA